The following are from one region of the Dreissena polymorpha isolate Duluth1 chromosome 2, UMN_Dpol_1.0, whole genome shotgun sequence genome:
- the LOC127868804 gene encoding uncharacterized protein LOC127868804 isoform X2 — MKVGLENAGIITLTSEEFGHTNDDGPKPCNSVNDCKLDECCISNDRPIGKRLSDSVDAHGTCGPMGVMNATCYVRYPSGRPTQIVYVACPCEKDLVCHGIGVIDVPLGEVGQCELK; from the exons GTCGGGCTTGAGAACGCTGGAATCATTACATTGACTTCGGAAGAGTTTGGTCACACTAATGACGACGGTCCGAAACCATGTAATAGTGTGAATGACTGCAAACTGGACGAGTGCTGTATAAGTAATGACCGACCAATCGGCAAGCGCCTTTCTGATAGCGTAGACGCCCATGGCACATGCGGTCCTATGGGAGTTATGAATGCAA CTTGCTACGTTCGTTATCCGTCGGGCCGACCAACACAGATCGTGTATGTGGCGTGTCCTTGTGAGAAAGACCTCGTGTGTCACGGAATAGGCGTCATTGATGTCCCATTGGGTGAAGTTGGCCA gtGTGAGCTGAAATAA